The Nitrososphaerota archaeon genome includes a region encoding these proteins:
- the purQ gene encoding phosphoribosylformylglycinamidine synthase I: MKVAIAVFPGSNCDRDTLHVLRNVVKTDADLLWHREPNLDRYDVVILPGGFSYGDYLRAGVIGAFSPILKQVREMAHEGKPVLGICNGFQILVESGLLPGALMTNLSLKFVCKWTTVKVETNRTAFTGLFKEGALLNMPVAHQQGRFFVDEKELTRLVDNDQIVFSYSDAAGRKSDEANPNGSLANIAGICNREGNVVGLMPHPERASEPILSPFQSQDGLLIFRSMLNHLKDAQ, translated from the coding sequence GTGAAAGTAGCTATCGCGGTCTTCCCTGGAAGCAACTGCGACCGAGACACCCTGCATGTGCTGCGGAACGTAGTGAAAACAGACGCTGACCTCCTCTGGCATCGTGAACCCAATCTTGACCGTTACGACGTTGTCATTCTGCCAGGCGGCTTCTCATACGGAGATTATCTGCGAGCAGGTGTAATCGGAGCGTTCAGCCCGATTTTGAAACAGGTACGTGAAATGGCGCATGAAGGTAAACCGGTTCTCGGCATTTGCAATGGTTTCCAGATACTGGTTGAATCCGGGTTGCTTCCCGGCGCCTTGATGACTAATCTGTCGCTGAAATTTGTCTGCAAATGGACTACTGTCAAGGTTGAGACCAACCGAACCGCTTTCACAGGTCTCTTCAAGGAAGGAGCGTTGCTGAATATGCCGGTGGCTCATCAACAGGGAAGATTCTTTGTTGACGAGAAGGAGTTGACGCGGCTTGTCGATAACGATCAAATCGTATTCTCATACAGCGACGCCGCTGGAAGAAAAAGTGACGAAGCGAACCCGAACGGTTCTCTAGCCAATATCGCAGGCATATGTAACCGTGAAGGGAATGTGGTTGGGTTGATGCCTCATCCCGAACGCGCTTCAGAACCTATTCTAAGCCCCTTCCAGAGCCAAGACGGCCTACTCATATTCCGATCAATGCTCAACCACCTCAAGGATGCACAGTGA
- the purL gene encoding phosphoribosylformylglycinamidine synthase subunit PurL produces MTRNEDPELQLGLTEEEKRTLRKRLGREPNALEWAMVDAEWSEHCSYKSSKPVLKQLPTKGRYVLLGPGFDAGAIDVGDGYVVTLHIESHNHPSAIDPYGGSATGIGGVIRDILSIGTRPIALLDSLRFGDIRSSANSRWLFKNVVRGISDYGNCIGVPTVGGEVGFDPSFEKNCLVDVVCIGLGKKENMVLAEARNAGDSLILMGGSTGRDGIHGVTFASKVLSDESENERSAVQIPSPFVKKLIIEATLEAVATGHVKGLKDLGGGGLTCGISEMAREGSRGIDVDVSRIPLRESDMTAVETLISESQERMLFVVEHGYEEEIEKIFDKYDILYANIGTVTEKDALVIKKGKAVLADMPVETVTEAPIIQRAAVKPRHIDALRKVAPPKQPVNLSETLLTLLTSPTIASKRWIYEQYDHEVGVRTVVKPGQSGASVLRLDNGKLLATTVDGNPKHCYLDPYHGAAGGLAEACRNIISVGGEPAAMLDHCQFGDPGDPEVFWTFSESVRGMSDYGKELGLPCVGGKVSFYNEDVAAGSAIKPSPIVAVVGLIEDASHIRRASPRNEDDRIVILGITKPEMGGSEYYEYVHQLTGGEAPKVDFAAEKKLWKTVLEGIRKGLIDAANDCSEGGLAVTLAEMAIAGGRGLQIDVGAAPSTCKRLDDLLFSESHGRIVVSVNEKHVKSLVELIERNGVPCGVIGAVKGNALIIKSGGREVVSLPLKSVRESWSGAIPGYMGEKKQ; encoded by the coding sequence ATGACCAGAAACGAGGATCCAGAACTTCAGCTCGGACTAACGGAGGAGGAGAAGCGGACTCTACGGAAACGGCTGGGCAGGGAGCCTAATGCGCTCGAATGGGCTATGGTTGACGCTGAATGGTCTGAGCACTGCAGCTACAAATCTTCAAAACCGGTTCTGAAACAGCTCCCAACCAAGGGACGCTACGTTCTCCTAGGCCCCGGTTTCGACGCAGGCGCTATAGATGTTGGAGACGGCTACGTTGTCACGCTGCATATAGAGAGTCACAACCATCCTTCAGCCATCGATCCCTACGGCGGTTCAGCCACTGGGATCGGCGGCGTCATCAGAGATATTCTGTCGATAGGCACAAGACCCATTGCTCTCCTAGATTCGCTTCGCTTCGGAGATATTCGGAGCAGCGCTAATTCAAGGTGGCTCTTCAAGAACGTTGTGAGAGGAATCTCGGATTACGGTAACTGTATAGGTGTTCCAACGGTCGGAGGCGAAGTCGGGTTTGATCCGAGCTTCGAGAAGAACTGCCTAGTCGATGTGGTCTGCATCGGTCTCGGAAAGAAAGAGAACATGGTTTTAGCTGAGGCGCGAAATGCTGGTGACAGCCTGATTTTGATGGGTGGAAGCACCGGTCGCGACGGTATTCATGGTGTCACCTTCGCTTCAAAAGTTCTAAGCGATGAATCGGAGAATGAGCGTTCTGCAGTTCAGATACCGAGTCCCTTCGTCAAGAAGCTGATCATCGAAGCTACTCTTGAGGCGGTGGCAACGGGTCACGTGAAGGGGTTGAAGGATCTCGGCGGAGGAGGCCTCACCTGTGGCATCTCAGAGATGGCTCGTGAAGGCAGCCGCGGGATCGATGTTGACGTGTCGCGCATCCCGTTGCGGGAGAGCGATATGACCGCGGTTGAAACATTGATCTCAGAGTCTCAGGAGAGGATGCTGTTCGTCGTCGAGCACGGGTATGAGGAGGAGATTGAGAAAATCTTTGACAAGTACGACATTCTCTACGCGAACATCGGCACAGTCACCGAGAAAGATGCTCTCGTCATCAAGAAAGGCAAAGCAGTCTTAGCCGACATGCCTGTTGAGACGGTTACCGAGGCGCCGATTATTCAAAGAGCCGCAGTTAAGCCGCGGCACATTGATGCTCTCAGAAAGGTCGCTCCGCCGAAGCAGCCGGTGAATCTCTCAGAAACCCTGTTAACACTACTTACGTCACCTACGATTGCGAGCAAACGGTGGATCTACGAGCAGTACGACCATGAGGTGGGAGTGCGAACAGTGGTGAAGCCTGGGCAGAGCGGAGCCTCAGTTCTAAGGCTCGACAACGGTAAGCTTCTCGCGACTACGGTTGATGGGAATCCGAAGCACTGCTACCTAGATCCTTACCACGGAGCGGCTGGAGGCTTAGCTGAAGCGTGCCGCAACATCATCTCTGTCGGAGGCGAGCCAGCGGCTATGCTTGATCATTGCCAGTTCGGAGATCCTGGTGATCCAGAGGTCTTCTGGACGTTCAGTGAGTCGGTGCGTGGAATGTCAGATTACGGCAAGGAGCTCGGCTTGCCTTGCGTAGGTGGCAAAGTGAGCTTCTACAACGAGGATGTGGCTGCGGGCAGCGCAATCAAGCCTTCACCTATTGTTGCGGTTGTCGGTCTCATAGAGGATGCCAGTCACATCAGGAGAGCATCTCCTCGAAACGAGGATGATCGGATAGTGATACTTGGCATCACTAAGCCTGAGATGGGTGGCTCAGAGTACTATGAGTATGTTCACCAGTTAACTGGAGGTGAGGCTCCTAAGGTTGACTTCGCAGCTGAGAAAAAGCTGTGGAAGACTGTGCTGGAAGGTATTCGGAAGGGATTGATTGATGCTGCGAACGACTGCTCCGAGGGCGGGTTAGCGGTCACGTTGGCTGAGATGGCTATCGCAGGAGGACGTGGATTACAGATTGATGTTGGCGCTGCGCCGTCTACCTGTAAGCGGCTAGACGACCTATTGTTCTCAGAGTCGCATGGTCGTATAGTAGTGTCTGTGAATGAGAAGCATGTTAAGAGCTTAGTGGAGCTGATTGAAAGAAACGGTGTGCCCTGCGGTGTCATAGGTGCTGTGAAAGGTAACGCCCTAATCATCAAGTCAGGTGGTCGTGAAGTTGTTTCGCTTCCTCTGAAAAGTGTTAGAGAGTCTTGGAGCGGGGCGATTCCGGGTTACATGGGTGAGAAGAAGCAGTGA